The genomic stretch CCTTTAGTGTTTTTATGTCTTGTGAAGTCAAGCGATGTCGTATCTTGAACGGCAAGTATGGTATCGTGTTCCTTTACCCTCTCCACTGTCTTGTTTGTGTGCGATCTAAGTATCTCTTCTCTTGTTATTTTCGGATTGCTCATGAATCTGTATGCGCTCTTTGTTTCAGACCAGCCTTCAAAGCTTTCCGGAATGCTGTTTTCACTGTTTCTCACAAAAGCCTCTGAGATACTCTTCAATCTCTTGTTCAACCTCTTGTCACCAAAATCGCTTTCTTCAAACTCATCACTTATCCCAACCATTGAGATCACCTCCATACCGCATTAAAAGAAGAATTCACTATATTAGACAATCTATGCTCTTAATCTATCACTTCGCTTGCCTTTTCTCCAATACTTGTGGGTAATGATGAGCTTCGTGGGGGGGTTTTTCTTTATCAAAACCATCTCCCCACGTGTCTCCCAATATGAAGACGCCGCCCTCAACACAAATTAGCTCATCACCGTTTTTCGAGGTTATGCTTTTTGTCGGCGGTTCGCTGCCGGTTTTCTGCGGGGTTAAGTTAGAGTCATGTTTGGGTGAGGTTGCTCTCTTACTATCTTGATCACTTTCGATTACTAATCTGAGGTTTACGGAATCAAATCCCAGTGCCGCTATTATGAAATTCACAAGATTGTTCTTTTCTGAAACATTGAAACTCTGGTGCTGTCTGAGCGCAAGGGGTAGTTCCTTCACAGTT from Mesotoga sp. UBA6090 encodes the following:
- a CDS encoding toll/interleukin-1 receptor domain-containing protein; translation: MTRDSSKDWQVFISCKVSDGKGGYTRDWHLAKELYELLEANSIKVFMSSISLEQLGESDYKEVIEEALDQARVMVVVGTSKENLNSKWVKYEWNTFHNEIISGRKQGGRVFTIIENLTVKELPLALRQHQSFNVSEKNNLVNFIIAALGFDSVNLRLVIESDQDSKRATSPKHDSNLTPQKTGSEPPTKSITSKNGDELICVEGGVFILGDTWGDGFDKEKPPHEAHHYPQVLEKRQAK